CTTCGACGGACCTCGTCTCCGGGTCGATGTCGGCCTCCATGCCGTCGCCCACGTACCGCGGATAGCCGGAGGCGCCGGTCTCCCCGGTGGCCACCACGAGCGCCGAACGCAGCGCCCCGGCGGAGCCGCCCTCCGCCGTTCCGTCGCCCTCGGTGAACTCGGGCACCAGCAGGAGCTCGTAACTCTGCGGATCAGTGTTCATGCCAGTGACGCTAGACATGACTCGCGCGCGCCGCACGTTCTGTTCGCGCCGTGTCACTGATCGAGAGCCGTCGCAGCCGCGGCGACCACCGCCTTCGCCAGCGCGGCCAGCGCGGGGGAGTCCAGCTTCCACTGCTGCCAGAACAGCGGTACGTCCATGACCCGCTCGGCATCGAGGAGGACCAGCGTCCCGGCGCGCAGCAGCGGCTCGGCCTGCGCCCGCGGCACCACACCCCAGCCGAGGCCCGCCTCGATCGCCTCGACGAAGCCGCGCGAGGAGGGGACGTAATGGCGCAGGGGGCTCGCTCCGCGCCCGCCCGTCACCTTGCGCGCGAAGTCGTCCTGCAAACAGTCGCGGCGGTCGAAGAAGACCACCGGAGCGTCCGCGAGGACATCCCCGAGCGGTACGCGCGGCCAGTCGCCGAGCCGCCGCGCCACGAACTCGGGCGAGGCGACCGGCAGATACCGCATCCGGCCGAGCCGCCGCACCGTACAGCCCGACACCGCGTCCGGCGACGACGTGACCGCCGCCATCACCGACCCCTCGCGAAGGAGCGACGTCGTGTGGTCCTCGTCCTCGCGGCGCAGCTCGAAACAGATCCGCGGCTCGTCCGCGATCCGGGCCAGCGCGGACAGGAACCACGTGGCGAGCGAATCGGCGTTCACCGCGACCGGCAGCACGGCGGGCTCGCCCGTGTCGCTGATGCCGAGCTCGGCGCGCGCGTCGCGCTCCAGACGGGCCAGCTGCCGCGCGAACCGCACCACGACCTGCCCCGACTCGGTGGGCCGGACCGGCTTCGTCCGCATCAGCAGGACACGCCCGGTCCGGCGCTCAAGCGCCTTCACGCGTTGACTGACCGCCGGGGGCGTGACGTGCAGGGCGGCAGCCGCGGCGTCGAAGGTGCCTTCGTCGACGACGGCGAGCAGCGTCCGCACGTGTTCCAGCGGCAGCTCGGACAGTGTTGACTTCACATTTGCTTAAGCTACATCAGAATCATTACCTGTACTTAGGCAGCCAAAGATCCCTAACGTCGAAGCCATGGGAACAGCACTGACCGCCGCGGCTGCCGGATTCGGCACCGGACTCTCGCTCATCGTCGCCATCGGCTCACAGAACGCCTTCGTACTGCGCCAGGGCATCCGACGTCAGTCGGTGCTCAGCGTCGTCACCATCTGCGCGCTCTCCGACATGGTGCTCATCGCGGCGGGCGTGGCCGGAGTCGGCACGGTGGTCACGGCCTGGCCGCCCGCGCTGACCCTCGTCGGCCTGATAGGCGGAGGCTTCCTCCTCTCGTACGCCGTACTCGCGGCCCGCCGCGCTCTGCGCCCCACCGCCATGACGGCCACGGGCGCGACGGCCGGGTCACGGCGCGGCGCTGTGCTCGCCTGTCTGGCCATGACCTGGCTCAACCCGCACGTCTACCTCGACACCGTCCTCCTCCTCGGCTCCGTCGCCGCCGGCCACGACGCGCTGCGCTGGGCCTTCGGGGCGGGCGCGATGCTCGGCAGTGTCTGCTGGTTCGCCGCGCTCGGCTACGGCGCGCGGCTGCTCAGCGGCTTCTTCGCGCGGCCCGCCGCCTGGCGCGCGCTGGACTTCCTGATCGCCGCGACGATGACGGTCATGGGTCTGACGCTGGTCATCGGCGCGCTCTGACCTCTACTCGGTGTCCCACAGTTCGGTGCGGTGCGCCCCGACGAGGGCGTTGATGCGGGCGAGGGCGTCGGCGGCCGGCATCGGATCGACGCGCCGCCCGTCGCGCAGCCGGAGCGCGACCATGCCGTCGGCGTCCTCCTTGGCGCCGATGACGGCCTGGTAGGGCACGAGACGGGCGGCCCGCACGCGCGCGCCGAGACTGCCGAGCTCGGGACCGGCGAGTTCGGCCCGCAGACCGCGCTCCGCGCACCTCCGCAGCAGGTCGTCGGCGCCCGGCAGTTGGGCCTCGGACACCGGCAGGACCACCAGCTGCACGGGCGCCAGCCAGGCGGGGAACGCGCCGCCGTGCCGCTCGATGAGATGGGCGACGGCTCTCTCGACGCTGCCGATGATGCTGCGGTGGACCATCACGGGGCGGTGCTTGGCGCCGTCCGCGCCGATGTAGTGCAGATCGAACCGCTCGGGCTGGTGGAAGTCGACCTGGACGGTGGAGAGGGTGGACTCGCGGCCCGCCGCGTCCACGACCTGCACGTCGATCTTCGGGCCGTAGAACGCGGCCTCGCCCTCGACGGCGTCATAGGGCAGCCCGGAACCGTCGAGCACCTCGGTGAGCAGGGCGGTGGACCGCCGCCACTTCTCGGGGTCGGCGACGTACTTGCCGCCGGGGCCCGGCAGGGACAGCCGGAAACGGGCGGGCCTGATGCCGAGCGCGTCGTACGCCCGGCGGATCATCTCCAGTGCGGCGCGCGCCTCGTCGGCGGCCTGGTCCAGGGTGCAGAAGACGTGCGCGTCGTTGAGGTGGATGGCGCGGACCCGGTTCAACCCGCCGAGCACGCCGGAGAGCTCGGCGCGGTACATGCCCCCGGTCTCGGCCATGCGCAGCGGCAGCTCGCGGTAACTGCGGGAGCGGGAGCGGTACATCACCGCGTGGTGCGGGCACAGGCTCGGCCGCAGCACCACCTGCTCGCCGCCCACATCCATCGGCGGGAACATGTCGTCGCTGTAGTGCGACCAGTGCCCCGAGATCTCGTACAGCTCCCGCTTCCCGAGCACGGGCGAGTACACGTGCCGGTAGCCCGCACGCCGCTCGGCGTCGCGGATGTACTCCTCCAGGGCGTGCCGCACGGCGGCCCCGTCCGGCAGCCAGTACGGCAGCCCCGCGCCGATCAGCGGATCGGTGCCGAACAGCCCGAGCTCGCGGCCGAGTTTGCGGTGGTCGTGGGCGGGGGCGTAATCGCTGGTGGCGTTCTTCATGATGAGGGTCTCCTCGCGGACATGAGGCGAGTGACCGCAAGCCGAAGCCCCGGGGCACTCGCCCCGGGGCTTCGAACTGAGACATGGTCAGCGCGCCGGGACACTCTCCGGCGTCGTCGTCATCGCAGCGCGCTTGTTCATGTCGGGGACGGTAACAGAGGGGGGCCGTCACGGCACGGGTTTTTATGGGGGGCGGGGGCGCCCCTCACGCGCGCTACGGGTTCGTGTCCGCGAGGATCTCCGCCGTGTCGAAGAACGGGCGGCTCGGTCCCTCCGCGCCGTGGGCCAGGAGGTAGAGCGCCGTCGAGACGCGTTCGAGGTAGCCCCACTCCCAGACGGCCGTGGCGTCGGTCCCGCTTGCCTCGGCAATGAGCGCGCAGTAGCGGCGGGCCAGCCGGGGCGCGTCGCCGGACAGGAGCTCGGCACACCAGTCGCGCAGGACGACACCGAGGTCGTACGCCGGGTCCGCGAGGAAGCCGTCGGGGTCGACGAAGGCGAAGCCGCTCTCCGCCCCCGCACGTGGCGCCCCCGCAGCGGGCAGCCTCAGCAGGTTGCCCGGGTGGGGGTCGCCGTGGACGACCACCGCCCGGGAAGGGCAGTGGGCGGCAGCGCGGCGCTCGGCGTACGTCATGGCGCGGTCGTAGGCAGCGATGGAGCACGGGCGGCCCAGGTCCCGCCACAACCGTTCGACGAGCACGGCGAGCCCCCTGGCCTTGCCTCCCTCGGCGGCTTCCACGAGCAGCTCGGGAGAGCGCGGCACCTGCCACGCCCGGCGCAGCGTCGCGCACAGGACGGCGATCCGGCGTTCGGGCGGGAAGGCGAGCTCCGACAGCGGCGTGCCGAGCTGCTCCATGAGCAGTGCGAACCGGTCGGCATCGTGGTCGAGTACGCGGACGTAGCCGCGGCCTCCGGAACGCAGGAGGGTGGTGATCTGCCCCGCGCTCCCGGGCTCGGGCAGTGCCAGCTTGAGGACCGCGTCCGTACCGTCCTCGGCGCGGGCCCGGGCCACGTACCCGCCCGCTCCCGCACGGAACGGCGGCCCGACCGTGACGGACCACCGGTGCTCGAGGTCGGCGATGAGCGCGGGCAGTCCCGCCAGCCACTCTTCACCGGCCGTTCCGAGCAGCTCGGCCCGGCGTCGCACGACGGGCGACACCTCGATGCTCTCCTCGCGCACACCGTCACCTTAGGCCGCACCGGCCCCGGCGGCCCCTCGCGTGTGAAGGTCGTCACAAGCGCCCGTCTCATGATCGGGGTCGGGTGCCATCGAGGTACGAGGTTCGCGTAAGGTCGCGGGTCGGCCGCCCACGGCCGACCAGTCGAACACCGTCCCCGAACAAGGAGCCGCAGGTCATGCCGGCCAATGACGCCACCCAGGCGCCGATCTACCACACGCTCGTCCAGGAACACGGCGACGTCGTCGCCACGGCCCGCAAGGCTGCGGAGGAGACCCAGCAGACGGCCGAGGACCTGTTGGACTTCAGCACGCCCGCCCGCGCCGGTACGCCCGCCGCGCCCGCGTCCTAGCGCGCGGGCACTCGGGGGCCCTCCCGCGGCCGGCCGCCCCGGCCGCCGTTCGCGTCGGCGCCGCCCTATCGGCCAGGATGGCGCGATGGATTACGAGTTCTGGAAAGAGATCCACGAGCGCGGCGGCATCCCCGCGGTCAAGACCGCGCTGGAGGCGCTCCCCGACGACCTGCCGCCGCAGGACGCGGACGCCGCGACCGAGACGGCCCTGAAGGTCATCGAGGACGACATCGCCCGCATCAACGCGCGGGCGGACCGCGCCGAGGAGCGGGCCCGCAGGCTCGCCGAGCAGACCCGCGAGGTGAACGAGCAGCTCACCGAGCACGCCGCCCGCGGTGAGCAGGAGACGCCGCCCGGGAGCGCCGCGGAGTGAGGCGCACGGGCGGCCGGGGCCGACGCGCGTGCGGACCGTGAGCACCGCCCGTCACGTACGAGCCATCAGCCGCACCATCGCCGTGTCGTACCGCGCCTGGAGCCCCGTGTCCGCCGACACCCGCAGCAGCGCACCGAGCGCGCGGACCGCACCGTCGTCGTAGCCGGACGACTCCGCCTCGCGGGCCGCGCTCTCCAGCCGCCGGATGCCCTCGGCCTCGTCGCCCATGCCGAGCAGTGCCTCGCCGATGACAGTCCGCAGCAGCACCCGGGCCGCCGCCGACGCCTCCGAGGGGGCGTCGAGGTCGAGCGCGGCGACCGCCGTCTCGAAGGCCGGCTGCCACTCCCGTGCGTCGAGGCGGTGCCGGGCCAGGTGGTACAGGGCGAGGCGTTCGGTGTTCCGGTCGCCGACGCTGTGCGCGAGCTCCGCGGCGAGCGCGCAGCCCTCGGCGGCCTCCTCGGGGCTGCCGAGTTCGGACTGCGCGAGCGACAGGTTGATCAGCGCCGTCGCCTCGCCCCGCCGGTCACCGGCCCGGGCGGCGAGCACGGGCGCGGCCTCCAGATGAGCCAGCGCCTCGGAGGTACGGCCCTCCTCCGTCAGAACCCACCCGAGCAGGGCACGCACCCGCGACTCGGCTCGCGCGTCCCCGTCGGCCCGCGCCGCCTCAAGTGCCGTACGCAGCAGGGGAGTCCAGTCGTCCCGCACCCGCCACACGATCTGCGGCCAGAGCGCGAGGACGATCCGCCACGTCCTGCCGTGCAGCCCTCCGGCGCGCGCGGCGGCCGCCGCCAGCGCCAGGTCGTCGCGCTCGGCCGCGTACCAGGCCATCGCCTGCTCGCGGTCGGCGAACTCCCTGGTGGCCTGCGGCGGCCGGAAGTCCACGGGCAGTGAGAAACACGACTCGTCGCCCGGCTCGGCCGCGTCGGCGGCGGCCAGCGCCGTGGCCACACTGTGGTCGAGCCCGCGCACCAGGGCGTCCGGCCCGGCCTCCAGGCCCCGCGCGTAAAGCCGTACGAGGTCGTGCAGCGTCCAGCGGTCCGGCGCGGTACGGATCACCAGGTGCGCCGCGGTGAGCTTGTCCAGCGCGGCGGCTGCGGTGTCCGGGTCCGTGCCCGCGAGCGCCGCGGCGGCGTACCGGTCGACGTGCGTCCCCGGATGCTGCCCGAGATGGGCGAAGTGGTGCGCGGCATCGTCCGGCAGCCGCCGCACCGTCAGCCGCAACGCCGCCCTGACGCCCGTGTCCTCCACGTCCAGGAGGCTCAACCGGCGTGATTCGTCGGACAGTTCGGCGGTCATCGAGCTCAACGGCCAGTCGGGCTGGTCCGCCAGCCTCGCGGCCGCGACCCGCA
The sequence above is a segment of the Streptomyces sp. Je 1-369 genome. Coding sequences within it:
- a CDS encoding LysR family transcriptional regulator ArgP → MKSTLSELPLEHVRTLLAVVDEGTFDAAAAALHVTPPAVSQRVKALERRTGRVLLMRTKPVRPTESGQVVVRFARQLARLERDARAELGISDTGEPAVLPVAVNADSLATWFLSALARIADEPRICFELRREDEDHTTSLLREGSVMAAVTSSPDAVSGCTVRRLGRMRYLPVASPEFVARRLGDWPRVPLGDVLADAPVVFFDRRDCLQDDFARKVTGGRGASPLRHYVPSSRGFVEAIEAGLGWGVVPRAQAEPLLRAGTLVLLDAERVMDVPLFWQQWKLDSPALAALAKAVVAAAATALDQ
- a CDS encoding LysE/ArgO family amino acid transporter yields the protein MGTALTAAAAGFGTGLSLIVAIGSQNAFVLRQGIRRQSVLSVVTICALSDMVLIAAGVAGVGTVVTAWPPALTLVGLIGGGFLLSYAVLAARRALRPTAMTATGATAGSRRGAVLACLAMTWLNPHVYLDTVLLLGSVAAGHDALRWAFGAGAMLGSVCWFAALGYGARLLSGFFARPAAWRALDFLIAATMTVMGLTLVIGAL
- the thrS gene encoding threonine--tRNA ligase — translated: MKNATSDYAPAHDHRKLGRELGLFGTDPLIGAGLPYWLPDGAAVRHALEEYIRDAERRAGYRHVYSPVLGKRELYEISGHWSHYSDDMFPPMDVGGEQVVLRPSLCPHHAVMYRSRSRSYRELPLRMAETGGMYRAELSGVLGGLNRVRAIHLNDAHVFCTLDQAADEARAALEMIRRAYDALGIRPARFRLSLPGPGGKYVADPEKWRRSTALLTEVLDGSGLPYDAVEGEAAFYGPKIDVQVVDAAGRESTLSTVQVDFHQPERFDLHYIGADGAKHRPVMVHRSIIGSVERAVAHLIERHGGAFPAWLAPVQLVVLPVSEAQLPGADDLLRRCAERGLRAELAGPELGSLGARVRAARLVPYQAVIGAKEDADGMVALRLRDGRRVDPMPAADALARINALVGAHRTELWDTE
- a CDS encoding aminoglycoside phosphotransferase family protein encodes the protein MREESIEVSPVVRRRAELLGTAGEEWLAGLPALIADLEHRWSVTVGPPFRAGAGGYVARARAEDGTDAVLKLALPEPGSAGQITTLLRSGGRGYVRVLDHDADRFALLMEQLGTPLSELAFPPERRIAVLCATLRRAWQVPRSPELLVEAAEGGKARGLAVLVERLWRDLGRPCSIAAYDRAMTYAERRAAAHCPSRAVVVHGDPHPGNLLRLPAAGAPRAGAESGFAFVDPDGFLADPAYDLGVVLRDWCAELLSGDAPRLARRYCALIAEASGTDATAVWEWGYLERVSTALYLLAHGAEGPSRPFFDTAEILADTNP